From the genome of Gracilimonas sp., one region includes:
- a CDS encoding copper resistance protein NlpE: MDNPIYFSTKAFLLFLIMAAASLGCTSEKRPTPIEDTNSHTSQNSLDVTGTYVGITPCASCEGIETKIEISDSTYKLTMIYLGEEEPNQIKKTGRYSWNKTGNQITLENNEPPNQYFVGENVLIHLDQNGDRITGNLSDKYRLKKQR, translated from the coding sequence ATGGATAATCCGATTTATTTCAGCACAAAAGCCTTTCTTCTTTTTCTAATTATGGCAGCAGCATCTTTAGGTTGCACCTCGGAAAAGAGACCAACACCGATTGAAGACACCAATAGTCATACTTCGCAGAACTCCCTTGATGTAACCGGCACATACGTTGGAATCACCCCCTGTGCATCCTGTGAAGGTATTGAAACCAAAATCGAAATTTCTGATTCTACCTACAAACTTACGATGATTTATTTGGGTGAAGAAGAACCTAATCAAATCAAGAAAACAGGCAGATACAGTTGGAATAAAACTGGAAATCAAATCACTCTTGAAAACAATGAACCCCCCAATCAATATTTTGTTGGTGAAAATGTTCTTATTCACCTTGATCAAAACGGAGATCGGATAACCGGTAATTTATCAGATAAATACAGGTTGAAAAAACAACGTTAG